In a single window of the Rhopalosiphum padi isolate XX-2018 chromosome 1, ASM2088224v1, whole genome shotgun sequence genome:
- the LOC132918697 gene encoding probable asparagine--tRNA ligase, mitochondrial, translating to MNMKLLSLPCRYTFSRHLYSSCSVKDILNTQPDGCKKKLKGWARAMRKMKKNIFVDLDDGSTHRHLQVVIPKNKIPDSLTYGCSFEAEGVLVKNPSDQLELVAESINVYGSCIVEDGYPFGPRKTYHPEYVRQHLHIRPRTATFSSLLRLRDKLSSAVRKRFAEDNFIEINAPVLSSNDCEGAGEVFAVKPDSDDLIKEMISKDHQSPMEAFFNGQTYLTVSGQLHLECMARALTNVYSLGPTFRAENSKSRLHLSEFYMIEAEQAFINNIEDLLSSIEKTTSTVVKQLLEQSSDEIDHYRTIIGASKDNDPVNMVNVPYEVISYQKACDVLEKENCFKNEMIRGKPLAKEHELFLVKYNGQKPIFVIDWPKDLKPFYAKAIPNNESLVYAVDLLCPNVGELCGGSVREDDYDVLKEKLSLVGLEDKLNWYLELRQFGNVPTAGFGIGFERFLQVLLDVQNIKDTIAFPRWPHNCKM from the exons ATGAACatgaaattattaagtttaccATGCAGATATACTTTCAGCAGGCATTTGTATTCCAGTTGTTCTGtaaaagacattttaaatacacaacCTGATGGttgtaagaaaaaattaaag GGTTGGGCAAGAGCAAtgcgtaaaatgaaaaaaaatatatttgtggaCTTAGATGATGGTTCTACACATCGTCATCTACAAGTagtaatacctaaaaataagaTTCCAGATTCTTTGACTTATGGATGTTCTTTTGAAGCGGAGGGTGTCTTAGTTAAAAATCCTAGCGATCAACTTGAATTGGTAGCTGAATCTATTAATGTTTACGGGTCTTGTATTGTTGAAGATGGTTATCCATTTGGCCCTCGAAAAACTTACCACCCAGAATATGTAAGACAACATTTACATATTCGACCACGTACAGCAACATTTAGTAGTCTACTTAGACTTAGAGATAAACTGTCTAGTGCTGTTAGAAAAAGATTTGCTGaagataattttatagaaataaatgctCCAGTGTTATCTTCTAATGATTGTGAAGGAGCTGGTGAAGTATTTGCAGTTAAACCAGATAGTGATGATTTGATTAAAGAAATGATTTCAAAAGATCATCAGTCACCCATGGAAGCTTTCTTTAATGGACAAACGTATTTAACAGTATCTGGGCAGTTGCATTTAGAATGTATGGCACGGGCTTTAACTAACGTTTATTCATTAGGGCCAACATTTAGAGCTGAAAATTCAAAGTCTAGATTGCATTTATCAGAATTTTATATGATTGAAGCAGAACAAGCTTTCATTAACAATATAGAAGATCTCTTGAGCTCAATAGAAAAAACTACATCTACAGTTGTAAAACAACTATTGGAACAATCTAGCGATGAAATAGACCATTACAGAACAATCATTGGTGCTTCTAAAGACAATGACCCTGTGAACATGGTGAATGTTCCTTATGAAGTAATTAGTTACCAAAAAGCATGTGATGTActagaaaaagaaaattgttttaaaaatgaaatgattCGTGGCAAGCCTTTGGCTAAAGAACATGAATTGTTTTTAGTGAAATATAATGGTCAAAAACCAATTTTTGTCATAGACTGGcctaaagatttaaaaccattttatgcAAAAGCTATACCTAATAATGAATCTCTg gtgtatGCTGTAGACCTATTATGTCCAAATGTTGGTGAATTATGTGGTGGAAGTGTGCGTGAAGACGATTATgatgttttaaaagaaaaattgtctTTGGTAGGATTGGAAGACAAACTCAACTGGTATTTAGAATTGAGACAATTTGG
- the LOC132918696 gene encoding cytoplasmic FMR1-interacting protein, with protein sequence MATDKVTLTDALSNVDVLDELTLPDEQPCIEAQPCSILYQADFDTNFEDRNGFVTGIAKYIEEATVHASLNELLEEGQVHAVMLYTWRCCSRAIPQPKSNEQPNRVEIYEKTVEVLGPEVNKLLQFMYFQRKAIERFCGEVKRLCHAEKRKDFISEAYILTLGKFINMFAVLDELKNMKSSVKNDYSSYRRAAQFLKVMADSHTLQESQNLSMFLATQNKIRDTVKENLEKIPAYEELLSDVVNLCVQMFESKMYLTPSEKHMLVKVMGFGLFLMDNELCNINKLDQKKKLNLGKIDRIFKNLEVVPLFGDMQIAPFNYIKRSKHFEPGRWPLSSSPQISPQADLMVHLPQIREDHVKYISELARYSNEVTTTYKETRTDTENKDTAELALRGLQLLSEWTSVVTELYSWKLLHPTDHHQNKECPVEAEEYERATRYNYTDEEKFALIEVIAMIKGLQVLMARMETVFTDTIRRNIYAELQDFVQLTLREPLRKAIKNKRDLIRSILVSVRETCADWQRGVEPSADPALKGKKDPDVGFGIKVPRRNVGPSSTQLYMVRTMLESLIADKSGGKRTLRKDIDGQYLMQIDQFHKTSFFWSYLLGFSQSLQQCCDLSQLWYREFYLEMTMARRIQKCTVKHQHNEECSDLITMEKRIQFPIEMSMPWILTDHILKTKEPSMMEYVLYPLDLYNDSAHYALTVFRKQFLYDEVEAEVNLCFDQFVYKLSEQIFAHYKQLASSILLDKRFRVECVAMGTYLILYPRANRYETLLKQRHVQLLGRSVDLNKLITQRVNADMLKSLELAIAKFEGGDITGIVELEGIMQVNRLCHKLLCKHLALDEFDAMFREANHNVLAPYGRITLHVFWELNYDFLPNYCYNAATNRFVKCRGISFTQPVQRDKPPQMGHQYLWGSKQLNLAYTTIYGQYTGFVGAPHFRTMCKMLGYQGIAVVMEELLKIVKSLIQGNLLQFAKTLMEAMPRQCKLPRYDYGSPGVLGYYHAQLNDIVQYPDAKTELFHNFRELGNTILFCLLMEQALSQEEVCDLLHAAPFQNILPRPFTKEGEKTESKQKRLEAKYAALQIVPNIERYGTAKQVTIARDGDLLTRERLCCGLSIFEVVLSRLRGMLDDPVWVGPPPQNGVMNIDECTEFHRLWSALQFVYCIPVGDTEFTVEELFGEGLHWAGCTMIVLLGQQRRFEALDFCYHILRVQRVDSKDDNVKGIHLKRMVDRIRRFQVLNSQIFATLNKYLKANDTDASAVEHVRCFPPPVHPSHPSSHYYRPDQTGSR encoded by the exons ATGGCCACAGACAAGGTGACACTGACTGATGCTTTGTCAAATGTGGACGTGCTCGATGAACTTACACTGCCTGATGAACAACCATGTATAGAAGCACAACCGTGTTCAATTCTTTATCAAGCTGATTTTGATACAAATTTTGAAGATCGTAATGGATTTGTAACAGGCATAGCAAAATATATTGAAGAAGCCACTGTTCATGCTAGTCTT AATGAATTGTTAGAAGAAGGGCAAGTGCATGCGGTCATGCTTTACACATGGCGTTGTTGTTCAAGAGCGATTCCACAGCCAAAATCCAATGAACAACCTAATCGAGTTGAAATATATGAGAAAACTGTTGAGGTTTTAGGACCAGAAGTCAACAAACTACTTCAATTCATGTATTTCcag aGGAAAGCAATTGAACGGTTTTGTGGAGAAGTTAAACGTTTGTGCCATGCTGAAAAACGAAAAGACTTTATATCTGAAGCATACATACTAACGCTtggaaaatttattaatatgtttgctGTGCTTGATGAactgaaaaatatgaaatctaGTGTAAAAAATGATTACTCAAGTTATCGCCGAGCCGCTCAATTTTTAAAAGTCATGGCAGACTCTCATACACTTCAAGAATCTCAAAATTTGTCCATGTTTTTAGCTACACAGAATAAAATTAGAGATACAGTTaaagaaaatttagaaaaaattccTGCATATGAAGAACTTTTATCAGATGTTGTCAATTTATGTGTACAAATGTTTGAATCAAAAATGTACCTTACTCCATCAGAAAAACATATGCTTGTTAAA gTTATGGGATTTGGATTGTTTCTCATGGATAATGAattatgcaatattaataaattagatcagaagaaaaaacttaatttaggCAAAATTGACAGAATTTTCAAG aatctgGAAGTTGTGCCTCTATTTGGAGACATGCAAATAGCACCATTTAATTATATCAAGCGATCTAAACATTTTGAACCTGGACGTTGGCCTCTATCTAGTTCACCACAAATTAGTCCTCAAGCAGATCTCATGGTGCATTTACCTCAAATAAGAGAAGATCATGTGAAGTATATTAGTGAATTGGCCCGTTATAGCAATGAAGTAACAACTACATACAAAGAAACAAGAACAGATACTGAAAACAAAGATACAGCTGAATTGGCATTAAGAGGTCTACAACTACTGTCGGAGTGGACTAGTGTTGTCACAGAACTTTATTCTTGGAAACTACTTCATCCTACTGATCATCATCAAAACAAAGAATGTCCTGTTGAAGCTGAAGAATATGAACGAGCCACACGATACAATTATACAGATGAAGAAAAATTTGCACTTATTGAAGTAATAGCAATGATAAAAGGATTACAAGTACTCATGGCTCGTATGGAAACAGTTTTTACTGATACTATTCGTCGTAATATCTACGCAGAATTACAAGATTTTGTTCAGTTAACATTGAGAGAACCATTAAGAAAGGCCATTAAGAATAAAAGAGATCTTATTAGAAGTATACTCGTTTCAGTTCGAGAAACTTGTGCAGACTGGCAGAGAGGTGTAGAGCCATCAGCAGATCCAGCTTTGAAAGGAAAAAAGGATCCAGATGTTGGATTTGGAATTAAAGTGCCTAGAAGGAATGTTG gtCCATCATCTACTCAACTCTACATGGTTAGAACAATGTTGGAATCATTAATTGCAGATAAATCTGGTGGTAAACGTACTTTACGAAAAGATATTGATGGACAATACCTAATGCAAATCGATCAATTTCATAAGACTTCATTTTTTTGGAGCTATCTCCTTGGATTTAGTC aGTCATTGCAACAATGTTGTGATCTTTCACAACTATGGTATCGTGAGTTTTATTTAGAAATGACCATGGCAAGGCGTATTCAAAAATGTACTGTCAAACATCAACATAATGAAGAATGTAGTGATTTGATTACAATGGAGAAAAGAATTCAGTTTCCAATTGAAATGTCAATGCCTTGGATATTGACTGATCATATTTTAAAGACAAAAGAACCGTCCATGATGGAATATGTCTTATATCCACTAGATTTGTACAATGATAGTGCTCATTATGCTTTAACTGTATTCcgcaaacaatttttatatgatgaagTTGAGGCTGAAGTGAATCTTTGCTTTgatcaatttgtttataaattgagTGAGCAAATCTTTGCTCATTATAAACAATTAGCATCGAGTATATTATTAGACAAGAGATTCCGTGTGGAATGTGTTGCTATGGGAACATACCTTATTTTATATCCAAGAGCAAACAGATATGAAACATTGTTAAAACAGCGTCATGTGCAATTGCTAGGACGCAGTGTAGATTTAAACAAACTGATAACGCAGCGAGTTAATGCAGATATGTTAAAGTCTCTGGAACTAGCTATTGCAAAATTTGAAGGTGGTGATATCACTGGAATTGTG gAATTGGAAGGTATTATGCAAGTAAACAGATTGTGCCACAAATTATTATGCAAACATCTAGCTTTGGATGAATTTGATGCCATGTTTCGTGAAGCTAATCATAATGTTCTTGCCCCATATGGCCGTATTActttgcatgttttttgggaattaaattatgattttttaccaAACTATTGTTATAATGCTGCTACCAATCGTTTTGTTAAATGTCGGGGCATAAGTTTCACACAACCTGTACAAAGGGATAAACCTCCTCAAATGGGACACCAATATTTGTGGGGCAGCAAACAATTGAATCTTGCATATACTACTATTTATGGACAATATACTG GATTTGTCGGTGCTCCACATTTTCGTACTATGTGTAAAATGTTAGGTTATCAAGGAATCGCTGTTGTTATGGAAGAATTGTTAAAAATAGTCAAATCATTAATTCAGGGAAATCTTTTACAATTTGCAAAAACATTAATGGAAGCTATGCCCAGACAATGCAAATTACCAAGATATGACTATGGATCTCCTGGTGTTTTAGGGTATTACCATGCTCAGCTTAATGATATAGTGCAATATCCTGATGCAAAGACCGAATTGTTTCACAATTTTCGAGAATTAGGCAacacaattttgttttgtttgttgATGGAACAAGCATTATCTCAAGAAGAAGTTTGTGACCTTCTACATGCTGCACCATTCCAAAACATTTTACCTAGACCTTTTACTAAGGAAGGCGAAAAGACAGAAAGTAAACAGAAACGGTTAGAAGCAAAATATGCTGCTTTACAAATTGTTCCTAATATTGAGCGATATGGAACAGCTAAA caaGTAACAATCGCTCGTGATGGAGACCTATTAACACGCGAGCGCTTATGCTGTGGTCTATCAATATTTGAAGTGGTACTTTCAAGACTTCGAGGTATGTTAGATGACCCTGTATGGGTGGGTCCACCACCTCAAAATGGTGTAATGAACATAGACGAATGTACAGAATTTCATAGACTATGGTCAGCACTTCAATTTGTCTATTGTATACCAGTGGGTGATACAGAATTTACTGTCGA ggAACTTTTTGGTGAAGGACTTCATTGGGCAGGTTGTACAATGATTGTTCTACTTGGTCAGCAGAGAAGATTTGAGGCACTAGACTTTTGCTATCACATACTTAGAGTTCAACGAGTCGACAGCAAAGATGACAATGTTAAAGgaatt catttgAAACGAATGGTTGACAGAATACGTCGTTTTCAAGTATTGAATTCACAGATTTTTGCtacattgaataaatatttaaaagctaATGATACAGATGCCAGCGCAGTTGAACATGTTAGATGCTTTCCACCTCCTGTACATCCATCTCATCCTTCATCCCATTATTATAGACCTGATCAAACTGGGTCACGATAA
- the LOC132918698 gene encoding WD repeat-containing protein 55 homolog isoform X1 has translation MCMPDLQKPSDDSSISDEEGVPEEEQSDEDIYHSNSDNDSSSDSSLDVILQDDEDVSDDDIEEQEGGDDDDDDDDDEEEENNDGGGGNEDDDEDEEVEEDEEDEVVAAFLSASSDRNRNHPPNLSVGCLIGGFSFHPNTNVIALGLSNGDIAMYKYSNEMNEHLRTNDNVHLKKVMVLEFNETGDYIYSACKDNNVSVSDAETGKMRVYFEKAHTAGSFVTALSFIDENLFATGDEDGVVNVWDIRANGCRFSLKKTEDSINSMITINNSNNQPTLACTSGDGTLTIIDLSTKKMVVQSEPYKSVLTSCVTMKRKTKVVCGTGEGSLITFNTGDFSVFNDEFPCVDKGAAVNRLVPVTENIIISALDNGKIRATNLFPNCHLGIVGHHQDMSVDLLDISDNGHLLASTSYFSSIVKFWNIEFFEDFDLKKHFKKINPKEFNLPSSNVVNATDFFSGLQ, from the exons ATGTGTATGCCCGATTTGCAGAAACCCTCTGACGACTCGTCAATATCTGACGAAGAAGGTGTGCCTGAGGAGGAACAAAGTGACGAAGACATTTATCACTCAAATTCTGACAATGATTCCTCATCAGATTCAAGTTTAG ATGTTATTTTACAAGATGATGAAGATGTAAGTGATGATGATATTGAAGAACAAGAGGGTGGtgatgacgatgatgacgatgatgatgatgaagaagaagaaaataatGATGGTGGTGGAGGTAATGAAGATGATGACGAAGATGAAGAAGTAGAAGAGGACGAAGAAGATGAGGTGGTAGCAGCTTTTCTTTCAGCTAGTTCAGACAGAAATAGAAACCATCCACCTAATTTATCCGTCGGTTGCTTAATTGGTGGATTTTCTTTTCACCCGAATACAAATGTTATTGCTCTTGGTCTTTCAAATGGTGATATTGCTAT gtaCAAGTATTCAAATGAAATGAATGAGCATTTGAGAACAAATGATAACGTTCATTTAAAAAAGGTTATGGTATTAGAATTTAATGAAACTGGTGATTACATTTATTCAGCTTGTAAGGACAACAATGTCTCAGTGTCTGATGCTGAAACAGGAAAAATGAGAGTTTACTTTGAAAAAGCTCATACAGCTGG GAGTTTTGTAACAGCACTTTCTTTTATTGATGAAAATTTGTTTGCCACTGGTGACGAAGATGGTGTAGTTAATG tTTGGGATATAAGAGCAAATGGGTGTAGATTTTCATTAAAGAAAACTGAGGATAGTATTAATTCAATGATcactattaataatagtaataatcaaCCTACTTTAGCTTGTACATCAGGTGATGGTACATTGACCATTATTGacttatcaacaaaaaaaatggttgtccag tcaGAACCCTATAAGTCTGTACTAACTAGTTGTGTAACaatgaaaagaaaaacaaaagtaGTATGTGGTACTGGTGAAGGATcactaattacatttaatacggGAGATTTTAGTGTATTCAATGATGAATTTCCATGTGTTGATAAAGGTGCTGCTGTGAACAGATTAGTTCCAGTTAcagaaaacattataataagtgCTTTAGATAATGGAAAAATCAG ggcAACAAATTTATTTCCCAACTGTCATTTAGGCATTGTTGGTCATCATCAAGATATGTCTGTTGATCTTTTGGATATATCAGACAATGGCCATTTATTAGCTTCAACGTCTTATTTCAGTAGTATTGTTAAATTTTGGAATATAGAATTCTTTGAGgactttgatttaaaaaaacactttaaGAAGATCAATCCAAAAGAATTTAATTTGCCATCATCAAATGTTGTAAATGCCACAGACTTTTTTTCTGGtcttcaataa
- the LOC132918698 gene encoding WD repeat-containing protein 55 homolog isoform X2 — protein sequence MCMPDLQKPSDDSSISDEEGVPEEEQSDEDIYHSNSDNDSSSDSSLDDEDVSDDDIEEQEGGDDDDDDDDDEEEENNDGGGGNEDDDEDEEVEEDEEDEVVAAFLSASSDRNRNHPPNLSVGCLIGGFSFHPNTNVIALGLSNGDIAMYKYSNEMNEHLRTNDNVHLKKVMVLEFNETGDYIYSACKDNNVSVSDAETGKMRVYFEKAHTAGSFVTALSFIDENLFATGDEDGVVNVWDIRANGCRFSLKKTEDSINSMITINNSNNQPTLACTSGDGTLTIIDLSTKKMVVQSEPYKSVLTSCVTMKRKTKVVCGTGEGSLITFNTGDFSVFNDEFPCVDKGAAVNRLVPVTENIIISALDNGKIRATNLFPNCHLGIVGHHQDMSVDLLDISDNGHLLASTSYFSSIVKFWNIEFFEDFDLKKHFKKINPKEFNLPSSNVVNATDFFSGLQ from the exons ATGTGTATGCCCGATTTGCAGAAACCCTCTGACGACTCGTCAATATCTGACGAAGAAGGTGTGCCTGAGGAGGAACAAAGTGACGAAGACATTTATCACTCAAATTCTGACAATGATTCCTCATCAGATTCAAGTTTAG ATGATGAAGATGTAAGTGATGATGATATTGAAGAACAAGAGGGTGGtgatgacgatgatgacgatgatgatgatgaagaagaagaaaataatGATGGTGGTGGAGGTAATGAAGATGATGACGAAGATGAAGAAGTAGAAGAGGACGAAGAAGATGAGGTGGTAGCAGCTTTTCTTTCAGCTAGTTCAGACAGAAATAGAAACCATCCACCTAATTTATCCGTCGGTTGCTTAATTGGTGGATTTTCTTTTCACCCGAATACAAATGTTATTGCTCTTGGTCTTTCAAATGGTGATATTGCTAT gtaCAAGTATTCAAATGAAATGAATGAGCATTTGAGAACAAATGATAACGTTCATTTAAAAAAGGTTATGGTATTAGAATTTAATGAAACTGGTGATTACATTTATTCAGCTTGTAAGGACAACAATGTCTCAGTGTCTGATGCTGAAACAGGAAAAATGAGAGTTTACTTTGAAAAAGCTCATACAGCTGG GAGTTTTGTAACAGCACTTTCTTTTATTGATGAAAATTTGTTTGCCACTGGTGACGAAGATGGTGTAGTTAATG tTTGGGATATAAGAGCAAATGGGTGTAGATTTTCATTAAAGAAAACTGAGGATAGTATTAATTCAATGATcactattaataatagtaataatcaaCCTACTTTAGCTTGTACATCAGGTGATGGTACATTGACCATTATTGacttatcaacaaaaaaaatggttgtccag tcaGAACCCTATAAGTCTGTACTAACTAGTTGTGTAACaatgaaaagaaaaacaaaagtaGTATGTGGTACTGGTGAAGGATcactaattacatttaatacggGAGATTTTAGTGTATTCAATGATGAATTTCCATGTGTTGATAAAGGTGCTGCTGTGAACAGATTAGTTCCAGTTAcagaaaacattataataagtgCTTTAGATAATGGAAAAATCAG ggcAACAAATTTATTTCCCAACTGTCATTTAGGCATTGTTGGTCATCATCAAGATATGTCTGTTGATCTTTTGGATATATCAGACAATGGCCATTTATTAGCTTCAACGTCTTATTTCAGTAGTATTGTTAAATTTTGGAATATAGAATTCTTTGAGgactttgatttaaaaaaacactttaaGAAGATCAATCCAAAAGAATTTAATTTGCCATCATCAAATGTTGTAAATGCCACAGACTTTTTTTCTGGtcttcaataa